A genomic region of Zea mays cultivar B73 chromosome 6, Zm-B73-REFERENCE-NAM-5.0, whole genome shotgun sequence contains the following coding sequences:
- the LOC100275315 gene encoding uncharacterized protein LOC100275315, whose translation MSDWGPVVIGLVLFVLLSPGLLVQLPGRHHLVEFGNLKTSAVSIVVHSIIYFALITLFVIVIGVHITTGD comes from the coding sequence ATGTCGGACTGGGGCCCCGTGGTGATCGGGCTGGTGCTGTTCGTGCTGCTCTCGCCGGGGCTGCTCGTCCAGCTCCCCGGCCGCCACCACTTGGTGGAGTTCGGCAACCTGAAGACCAGCGCCGTCTCCATCGTCGTCCACTCCATCATCTACTTCGCGCTCATCACCCTCTTCGTCATCGTCATCGGAGTGCACATCACCACCGGCGACTAG